The following are encoded in a window of Harmonia axyridis chromosome 7, icHarAxyr1.1, whole genome shotgun sequence genomic DNA:
- the LOC123684092 gene encoding 1-phosphatidylinositol 4,5-bisphosphate phosphodiesterase classes I and II isoform X2: protein MSTVGRSAQCVNSVSLKPIEVPQPLQSGEKFIKWDEDSCVGVPVTLKVDKHGFYLHWVDQHHEMDVIDIATIRDVRTAKQSKIPKDPKLRQIVSMGSLDTLEEKTVTVCCANDFVNINFINFCCTKKEIARLWTDSLMSLAYNLNQINGTTNIYLQKAYTKLTLITDKAGKIPIKNIVKMFGQHKDDKKRIELCLSSLGLPTGKNETVDPQLFNFEKFYDFYEKLTSRNTDVGKVFDKMTDSRRELTSSQFVDFLNKTQRDPRLNEILHPYANSDRANEIIAQHEEDKHNIERNCLSLQGFLKYLLSEDNNIMSSTKFDLNDDMDQTMAHYFINSSHNTYLTGHQITGRSSTEMYRQSLLAGCRCVELDFWNGRTDEPVIVHGYTFVPEISAKEVLEAIADSAFKTSDYPVILSFENHCNPKQQAKIANYCREIFGDMLLDAPLDAFKVEPGIPLPPPSALKRKIIIKNKKKHHHHHHKKNTPEVQSPPPEAPSSNPEIEATGNGSIARHPPLQTRQSSKESTGTEDEGSTSEEENESVNEPIEPTEIKEAGGKKQSETEAVAEISALVNYVQPVHFSSFENAKKKNRCYEMSSFDERQATSLLKEYPVQFVNYNKHQLSRVYPVGTRFDSSNFMPQVFWNAGCQLVALNYQTLDLAMQLNLGIFEYNFRCGYLLKPEFMRRTDRRFYPFAESTVDGIIAGTVKITVISGQFLSDKRVGTYVEAEMYGLPADTVRKRFRTKVVPNNGINPIYDEEPFVFKKVVLPELASIRIVVYEDSGKFIGHRILPVVGLCPGYRHVNLRNEIGQPLPLATLFLHVVVKDYVPDGLSDFAEALANPIKYQSELEKRSQQLAVLTEDMEPVEGEGKEPQKKCPTSKVTKDQATNGSPVQRYSLPTGAQSMEVSNDVESSIPATCSGDLTTDFTTNTNSLPKSTDIKPVPEPAEQIVAEPLEKLLANKLVKEKKLELEKKLDTLRKKHAKKKSTFQTQKSSECGEKRPKLINIKLVKRLSSKNIISGVFSTESPSIEPLTDVADAPETTEDEKPMALPRSQSERLLAINKDYMLQERELREKYHEIISNTIEKVMKVSQSNQVKILKEQYQRDTTELMRKLDAYHREEIKALARKHLNKEQFTRIKKEVESAVVNRGVSEREKLSQQFNEKQDDLTRQHENVKEAVNDYRSKAKAALSREFEVRLARLDGEASGGSQIECTN from the exons ATGTCTACAGTGGGGAGAAGTGCCCAGTGTGTCAATTCGGTATCTTTGAAACCAATAGAGGTTCCACAACCCCTTCAGAGcggtgaaaaattcataaaatgggATGAA GACTCTTGCGTAGGAGTGCCTGTGACCTTGAAAGTAGACAAGCATGGATTTTATCTTCACTGGGTGGACCAACATCATGAAATGGATGTTATTGACATCGCAACCATACGGGATGTTCGCACTGCTAAACAATCAAAAATACCCAAA gaTCCCAAGCTTCGTCAAATTGTCTCTATGGGTAGTCTGGATACCCTTGAAGAAAAAACAGTGACCGTATGCTGTGCAAACGATTTtgtaaatataaattttataaatttctgTTGCACGAAAAAAGAAATAGCTAGGCTCTGGACGGATTCCTTGATGAGTCTAGCCTACAATCTGAACCAGATAAATGGTACAACTAACATCTACCTACAAAAGGCTTACACGAAACTAACCCTTATTACTGACAAAGCTGGAAAGATACCAATCAAAAA TATTGTGAAGATGTTTGGTCAACATAAGGATGACAAAAAAAGGATAGAATTATGTTTATCTAGTCTTGGTCTCCCAACTGGTAAAAATGAGACTGTTGACCCTCAGCTTTTCAACTTCGAGAAATTCTACGATTTCTATGAGAAGTTAACATCAAGGAATACAGATGTGGGGAAAGTTTTCGATAAAAT GACTGATTCGAGACGTGAATTGACATCTTCTCAATTTGTTGATTTCCTGAATAAAACGCAGAGAGATCCAAGACTGAATGAAATCCTACACCCTTATGCTAATAGCGATCGAGCAAATGAAATAATTGCACAACATGAAGAAGACAAGCACAATATAGAGAGGAATTGTCTCTCTCTACAAGGATTTTTGAAGTATTTACTTTCCGAGGATAACAACATTATGTCGAGCACAAAATTCGATTTGAACGATGACATGGATCAAACTATGGCTCACTATTTTATCAATTCATCACATAACACTTATCTCACTGGCCATCAAATCACTGGAAGATCTAGTACAGAGATGTACAGACAGAGTTTACTGGCAGGTTGTCG TTGCGTTGAATTGGATTTTTGGAATGGAAGAACAGACGAACCAGTAATTGTCCATGGCTATACTTTCGTACCAGAAATTTCAGCCAAAGAAGTATTGGAAGCAATTGCTGATAGCGCTTTCAAAACTTCAGACTATCCTGTGatactttcctttgaaaatcATTGTAACCCCAAACAACAAGCAAAAATCGCTAATTATTGTAGAGAAATATTTGGAGATATGCTATTAGATGCTCCGCTAGATGCTTTCAAAGTAGAGCCAG GAATACCTTTACCACCTCCTTCTGCCcttaaaagaaaaattatcatcaaaaataagaaaaaacacCACCACCATcaccataaaaaaaatacacCTGAAGTACAGTCTCCTCCACCAGAAGCACCTTCTTCTAATCCAGAGATTGAGGCCACTGGAAATGGCTCAATAGCTAGGCATCCTCCATTGCAAACTAGACAG agCTCTAAAGAATCAACTGGTACAGAAGATGAAGGAAGTACAAGCGAAGAAGAGAACGAATCAGTTAACGAACCAATCGAACCTACAGAAATCAAAGAAGCAGGAGGCAAGAAACAGAGTGAAACTGAAGCAGTTGCTGAAATATCGGCTCTAGTTAATTATGTACAGCCTGTTCATTTCTCTAGCTTCGAGAATGCTAAAA aaaaaaatcggtgttatgaAATGTCTTCGTTCGATGAACGACAAGCTACTTCTCTCCTGAAAGAATATCCTGTACAATTTGTCAACTACAACAAACATCAACTTAGTAGAGTTTACCCTGTGGGCACTCGATTTGACTCCTCCAATTTTATGCCTCAAGTGTTCTGGAATGCAGGCTGTCAACTGGTAGCCCTGAATTATCAAACGTTAGATCTGGCAATGCAGCTAAACCTAGGCATTTTCGAATATAATTTCCGTTGTGGTTATCTTTTGAAACCCGAGTTTATGAGGAGGACAGATAGGAGATTTTATCCATTTGCCGAATCAACTGTTGATGGGATTATAGCGGGTACTGTTAAAATAACTGTGATATCTGGACAATTTTTATCTGATAAAAGGGTTGGTACTTATGTTGAGGCAGAAATGTATGGTCTTCCCGCAGATACGGTCAGAAAAAGGTTTAGGACGAAAGTAGTGCCTAACAACGGAATCAATCCTATTTATGATGAAGAACCTTTTGTCTTCAAGAAG gTTGTGTTACCTGAATTAGCATCTATAAGAATAGTAGTTTACGAAGACTCTGGAAAATTCATTGGTCATCGAATTCTTCCAGTTGTCGGTTTGTGTCCTGGCTACAGACATGTTAATTTGAGGAACGAAATTGGTCAGCCCCTCCCATTGGCAACTCTTTTTCTTCATGTAGTTGTGAAAGATTATGTTCCAGATGGTTTATCAGATTTTGCCGAAGCTCTAGCGAATCCAATCAAATATCAAAGCGAGTTGGAGAAGAGATCGCAGCAGCTAGCTGTACTCACAGAAGACATGGAACCGGTTGAAGGAGAAGGGAAAGAACCTCAAAAAAAATGTCCTACCAGTAAAGTTACGAAAGATCAAGCAACGAATGGAAGTCCAGTGCAACGATATTCTCTACCAA cCGGAGCTCAGTCAATGGAAGTCTCGAATGATGTTGAATCCAGTATACCTGCCACCTGCAGTGGAGACCTTACCACTGATTTTACAACAAACACCAACTCACTGCCTAAATCAACAGATATCAAGCCAGTACCTGAGCCTGCTGAACAAATAGTGGCAGAACCATTAGAGAAATTGCTGGCAAATAAATTGGTTAAAGAAAAGAAATTAGAATTAGAGAAGAAATTAGATACTCTCAGGAAAAAACACGccaaaaagaaatcaacattTCAAACCCAAAAGTCAAGCGAATGCGGTGAAAAAAGACCGAAATTGATCAATATAAAACTAGTCAAGAGACTGTCTAGTAAAAATAT TATAAGTGGTGTGTTTTCAACAGAATCTCCAAGTATAGAACCTTTGACAGATGTTGCGGATGCTCCAGAAACTACTGAAGATGAGAAACCTATGGCTCTACCAAGAAGCCAATCAGAACGACTCTTGGCTATCAATAAAGATTATATGTTACAAGAGAGAGAACTTAGGGAAAAATATCATGAAATCATCTCCAATACAATTGAAAAAGTAATGAAAGTATCACAGAGCAACCAGGTGAAAATATTGAAG gaaCAATACCAAAGAGACACAACAGAACTGATGAGAAAACTGGACGCTTATCATCGGGAAGAGATCAAAGCTTTGGCCCGAAAACATCTGAATAAGGAACAATTTACTAGAATTAAAAAAGAGGTAGAATCTGCTGTTGTCAACAGAGGTGTatctgaaagagaaaaactttCGCAACAATTCAACGAAAAGCAAGATGATTTGACAAGGCAGCATGAAAATGTCAAAGAAGCTGTCAACGATTATAGATCAAAG GCGAAAGCTGCATTATCTAGAGAATTTGAAGTTAGATTAGCCAGATTAGATGGAGAAGCCAGTGGAGGTAGCCAAATCGAATgtacaaattaa
- the LOC123684092 gene encoding 1-phosphatidylinositol 4,5-bisphosphate phosphodiesterase classes I and II isoform X1: protein MSTVGRSAQCVNSVSLKPIEVPQPLQSGEKFIKWDEDSCVGVPVTLKVDKHGFYLHWVDQHHEMDVIDIATIRDVRTAKQSKIPKDPKLRQIVSMGSLDTLEEKTVTVCCANDFVNINFINFCCTKKEIARLWTDSLMSLAYNLNQINGTTNIYLQKAYTKLTLITDKAGKIPIKNIVKMFGQHKDDKKRIELCLSSLGLPTGKNETVDPQLFNFEKFYDFYEKLTSRNTDVGKVFDKMTDSRRELTSSQFVDFLNKTQRDPRLNEILHPYANSDRANEIIAQHEEDKHNIERNCLSLQGFLKYLLSEDNNIMSSTKFDLNDDMDQTMAHYFINSSHNTYLTGHQITGRSSTEMYRQSLLAGCRCVELDFWNGRTDEPVIVHGYTFVPEISAKEVLEAIADSAFKTSDYPVILSFENHCNPKQQAKIANYCREIFGDMLLDAPLDAFKVEPGIPLPPPSALKRKIIIKNKKKHHHHHHKKNTPEVQSPPPEAPSSNPEIEATGNGSIARHPPLQTRQSSKESTGTEDEGSTSEEENESVNEPIEPTEIKEAGGKKQSETEAVAEISALVNYVQPVHFSSFENAKKKNRCYEMSSFDERQATSLLKEYPVQFVNYNKHQLSRVYPVGTRFDSSNFMPQVFWNAGCQLVALNYQTLDLAMQLNLGIFEYNFRCGYLLKPEFMRRTDRRFYPFAESTVDGIIAGTVKITVISGQFLSDKRVGTYVEAEMYGLPADTVRKRFRTKVVPNNGINPIYDEEPFVFKKVVLPELASIRIVVYEDSGKFIGHRILPVVGLCPGYRHVNLRNEIGQPLPLATLFLHVVVKDYVPDGLSDFAEALANPIKYQSELEKRSQQLAVLTEDMEPVEGEGKEPQKKCPTSKVTKDQATNGSPVQRYSLPTGAQSMEVSNDVESSIPATCSGDLTTDFTTNTNSLPKSTDIKPVPEPAEQIVAEPLEKLLANKLVKEKKLELEKKLDTLRKKHAKKKSTFQTQKSSECGEKRPKLINIKLVKRLSSKNMISFCSSISGVFSTESPSIEPLTDVADAPETTEDEKPMALPRSQSERLLAINKDYMLQERELREKYHEIISNTIEKVMKVSQSNQVKILKEQYQRDTTELMRKLDAYHREEIKALARKHLNKEQFTRIKKEVESAVVNRGVSEREKLSQQFNEKQDDLTRQHENVKEAVNDYRSKAKAALSREFEVRLARLDGEASGGSQIECTN, encoded by the exons ATGTCTACAGTGGGGAGAAGTGCCCAGTGTGTCAATTCGGTATCTTTGAAACCAATAGAGGTTCCACAACCCCTTCAGAGcggtgaaaaattcataaaatgggATGAA GACTCTTGCGTAGGAGTGCCTGTGACCTTGAAAGTAGACAAGCATGGATTTTATCTTCACTGGGTGGACCAACATCATGAAATGGATGTTATTGACATCGCAACCATACGGGATGTTCGCACTGCTAAACAATCAAAAATACCCAAA gaTCCCAAGCTTCGTCAAATTGTCTCTATGGGTAGTCTGGATACCCTTGAAGAAAAAACAGTGACCGTATGCTGTGCAAACGATTTtgtaaatataaattttataaatttctgTTGCACGAAAAAAGAAATAGCTAGGCTCTGGACGGATTCCTTGATGAGTCTAGCCTACAATCTGAACCAGATAAATGGTACAACTAACATCTACCTACAAAAGGCTTACACGAAACTAACCCTTATTACTGACAAAGCTGGAAAGATACCAATCAAAAA TATTGTGAAGATGTTTGGTCAACATAAGGATGACAAAAAAAGGATAGAATTATGTTTATCTAGTCTTGGTCTCCCAACTGGTAAAAATGAGACTGTTGACCCTCAGCTTTTCAACTTCGAGAAATTCTACGATTTCTATGAGAAGTTAACATCAAGGAATACAGATGTGGGGAAAGTTTTCGATAAAAT GACTGATTCGAGACGTGAATTGACATCTTCTCAATTTGTTGATTTCCTGAATAAAACGCAGAGAGATCCAAGACTGAATGAAATCCTACACCCTTATGCTAATAGCGATCGAGCAAATGAAATAATTGCACAACATGAAGAAGACAAGCACAATATAGAGAGGAATTGTCTCTCTCTACAAGGATTTTTGAAGTATTTACTTTCCGAGGATAACAACATTATGTCGAGCACAAAATTCGATTTGAACGATGACATGGATCAAACTATGGCTCACTATTTTATCAATTCATCACATAACACTTATCTCACTGGCCATCAAATCACTGGAAGATCTAGTACAGAGATGTACAGACAGAGTTTACTGGCAGGTTGTCG TTGCGTTGAATTGGATTTTTGGAATGGAAGAACAGACGAACCAGTAATTGTCCATGGCTATACTTTCGTACCAGAAATTTCAGCCAAAGAAGTATTGGAAGCAATTGCTGATAGCGCTTTCAAAACTTCAGACTATCCTGTGatactttcctttgaaaatcATTGTAACCCCAAACAACAAGCAAAAATCGCTAATTATTGTAGAGAAATATTTGGAGATATGCTATTAGATGCTCCGCTAGATGCTTTCAAAGTAGAGCCAG GAATACCTTTACCACCTCCTTCTGCCcttaaaagaaaaattatcatcaaaaataagaaaaaacacCACCACCATcaccataaaaaaaatacacCTGAAGTACAGTCTCCTCCACCAGAAGCACCTTCTTCTAATCCAGAGATTGAGGCCACTGGAAATGGCTCAATAGCTAGGCATCCTCCATTGCAAACTAGACAG agCTCTAAAGAATCAACTGGTACAGAAGATGAAGGAAGTACAAGCGAAGAAGAGAACGAATCAGTTAACGAACCAATCGAACCTACAGAAATCAAAGAAGCAGGAGGCAAGAAACAGAGTGAAACTGAAGCAGTTGCTGAAATATCGGCTCTAGTTAATTATGTACAGCCTGTTCATTTCTCTAGCTTCGAGAATGCTAAAA aaaaaaatcggtgttatgaAATGTCTTCGTTCGATGAACGACAAGCTACTTCTCTCCTGAAAGAATATCCTGTACAATTTGTCAACTACAACAAACATCAACTTAGTAGAGTTTACCCTGTGGGCACTCGATTTGACTCCTCCAATTTTATGCCTCAAGTGTTCTGGAATGCAGGCTGTCAACTGGTAGCCCTGAATTATCAAACGTTAGATCTGGCAATGCAGCTAAACCTAGGCATTTTCGAATATAATTTCCGTTGTGGTTATCTTTTGAAACCCGAGTTTATGAGGAGGACAGATAGGAGATTTTATCCATTTGCCGAATCAACTGTTGATGGGATTATAGCGGGTACTGTTAAAATAACTGTGATATCTGGACAATTTTTATCTGATAAAAGGGTTGGTACTTATGTTGAGGCAGAAATGTATGGTCTTCCCGCAGATACGGTCAGAAAAAGGTTTAGGACGAAAGTAGTGCCTAACAACGGAATCAATCCTATTTATGATGAAGAACCTTTTGTCTTCAAGAAG gTTGTGTTACCTGAATTAGCATCTATAAGAATAGTAGTTTACGAAGACTCTGGAAAATTCATTGGTCATCGAATTCTTCCAGTTGTCGGTTTGTGTCCTGGCTACAGACATGTTAATTTGAGGAACGAAATTGGTCAGCCCCTCCCATTGGCAACTCTTTTTCTTCATGTAGTTGTGAAAGATTATGTTCCAGATGGTTTATCAGATTTTGCCGAAGCTCTAGCGAATCCAATCAAATATCAAAGCGAGTTGGAGAAGAGATCGCAGCAGCTAGCTGTACTCACAGAAGACATGGAACCGGTTGAAGGAGAAGGGAAAGAACCTCAAAAAAAATGTCCTACCAGTAAAGTTACGAAAGATCAAGCAACGAATGGAAGTCCAGTGCAACGATATTCTCTACCAA cCGGAGCTCAGTCAATGGAAGTCTCGAATGATGTTGAATCCAGTATACCTGCCACCTGCAGTGGAGACCTTACCACTGATTTTACAACAAACACCAACTCACTGCCTAAATCAACAGATATCAAGCCAGTACCTGAGCCTGCTGAACAAATAGTGGCAGAACCATTAGAGAAATTGCTGGCAAATAAATTGGTTAAAGAAAAGAAATTAGAATTAGAGAAGAAATTAGATACTCTCAGGAAAAAACACGccaaaaagaaatcaacattTCAAACCCAAAAGTCAAGCGAATGCGGTGAAAAAAGACCGAAATTGATCAATATAAAACTAGTCAAGAGACTGTCTAGTAAAAATAT GATTTCATTCTGTTCCAGTATAAGTGGTGTGTTTTCAACAGAATCTCCAAGTATAGAACCTTTGACAGATGTTGCGGATGCTCCAGAAACTACTGAAGATGAGAAACCTATGGCTCTACCAAGAAGCCAATCAGAACGACTCTTGGCTATCAATAAAGATTATATGTTACAAGAGAGAGAACTTAGGGAAAAATATCATGAAATCATCTCCAATACAATTGAAAAAGTAATGAAAGTATCACAGAGCAACCAGGTGAAAATATTGAAG gaaCAATACCAAAGAGACACAACAGAACTGATGAGAAAACTGGACGCTTATCATCGGGAAGAGATCAAAGCTTTGGCCCGAAAACATCTGAATAAGGAACAATTTACTAGAATTAAAAAAGAGGTAGAATCTGCTGTTGTCAACAGAGGTGTatctgaaagagaaaaactttCGCAACAATTCAACGAAAAGCAAGATGATTTGACAAGGCAGCATGAAAATGTCAAAGAAGCTGTCAACGATTATAGATCAAAG GCGAAAGCTGCATTATCTAGAGAATTTGAAGTTAGATTAGCCAGATTAGATGGAGAAGCCAGTGGAGGTAGCCAAATCGAATgtacaaattaa
- the LOC123684092 gene encoding 1-phosphatidylinositol 4,5-bisphosphate phosphodiesterase classes I and II isoform X3, whose translation MFGQHKDDKKRIELCLSSLGLPTGKNETVDPQLFNFEKFYDFYEKLTSRNTDVGKVFDKMTDSRRELTSSQFVDFLNKTQRDPRLNEILHPYANSDRANEIIAQHEEDKHNIERNCLSLQGFLKYLLSEDNNIMSSTKFDLNDDMDQTMAHYFINSSHNTYLTGHQITGRSSTEMYRQSLLAGCRCVELDFWNGRTDEPVIVHGYTFVPEISAKEVLEAIADSAFKTSDYPVILSFENHCNPKQQAKIANYCREIFGDMLLDAPLDAFKVEPGIPLPPPSALKRKIIIKNKKKHHHHHHKKNTPEVQSPPPEAPSSNPEIEATGNGSIARHPPLQTRQSSKESTGTEDEGSTSEEENESVNEPIEPTEIKEAGGKKQSETEAVAEISALVNYVQPVHFSSFENAKKKNRCYEMSSFDERQATSLLKEYPVQFVNYNKHQLSRVYPVGTRFDSSNFMPQVFWNAGCQLVALNYQTLDLAMQLNLGIFEYNFRCGYLLKPEFMRRTDRRFYPFAESTVDGIIAGTVKITVISGQFLSDKRVGTYVEAEMYGLPADTVRKRFRTKVVPNNGINPIYDEEPFVFKKVVLPELASIRIVVYEDSGKFIGHRILPVVGLCPGYRHVNLRNEIGQPLPLATLFLHVVVKDYVPDGLSDFAEALANPIKYQSELEKRSQQLAVLTEDMEPVEGEGKEPQKKCPTSKVTKDQATNGSPVQRYSLPTGAQSMEVSNDVESSIPATCSGDLTTDFTTNTNSLPKSTDIKPVPEPAEQIVAEPLEKLLANKLVKEKKLELEKKLDTLRKKHAKKKSTFQTQKSSECGEKRPKLINIKLVKRLSSKNMISFCSSISGVFSTESPSIEPLTDVADAPETTEDEKPMALPRSQSERLLAINKDYMLQERELREKYHEIISNTIEKVMKVSQSNQVKILKEQYQRDTTELMRKLDAYHREEIKALARKHLNKEQFTRIKKEVESAVVNRGVSEREKLSQQFNEKQDDLTRQHENVKEAVNDYRSKAKAALSREFEVRLARLDGEASGGSQIECTN comes from the exons ATGTTTGGTCAACATAAGGATGACAAAAAAAGGATAGAATTATGTTTATCTAGTCTTGGTCTCCCAACTGGTAAAAATGAGACTGTTGACCCTCAGCTTTTCAACTTCGAGAAATTCTACGATTTCTATGAGAAGTTAACATCAAGGAATACAGATGTGGGGAAAGTTTTCGATAAAAT GACTGATTCGAGACGTGAATTGACATCTTCTCAATTTGTTGATTTCCTGAATAAAACGCAGAGAGATCCAAGACTGAATGAAATCCTACACCCTTATGCTAATAGCGATCGAGCAAATGAAATAATTGCACAACATGAAGAAGACAAGCACAATATAGAGAGGAATTGTCTCTCTCTACAAGGATTTTTGAAGTATTTACTTTCCGAGGATAACAACATTATGTCGAGCACAAAATTCGATTTGAACGATGACATGGATCAAACTATGGCTCACTATTTTATCAATTCATCACATAACACTTATCTCACTGGCCATCAAATCACTGGAAGATCTAGTACAGAGATGTACAGACAGAGTTTACTGGCAGGTTGTCG TTGCGTTGAATTGGATTTTTGGAATGGAAGAACAGACGAACCAGTAATTGTCCATGGCTATACTTTCGTACCAGAAATTTCAGCCAAAGAAGTATTGGAAGCAATTGCTGATAGCGCTTTCAAAACTTCAGACTATCCTGTGatactttcctttgaaaatcATTGTAACCCCAAACAACAAGCAAAAATCGCTAATTATTGTAGAGAAATATTTGGAGATATGCTATTAGATGCTCCGCTAGATGCTTTCAAAGTAGAGCCAG GAATACCTTTACCACCTCCTTCTGCCcttaaaagaaaaattatcatcaaaaataagaaaaaacacCACCACCATcaccataaaaaaaatacacCTGAAGTACAGTCTCCTCCACCAGAAGCACCTTCTTCTAATCCAGAGATTGAGGCCACTGGAAATGGCTCAATAGCTAGGCATCCTCCATTGCAAACTAGACAG agCTCTAAAGAATCAACTGGTACAGAAGATGAAGGAAGTACAAGCGAAGAAGAGAACGAATCAGTTAACGAACCAATCGAACCTACAGAAATCAAAGAAGCAGGAGGCAAGAAACAGAGTGAAACTGAAGCAGTTGCTGAAATATCGGCTCTAGTTAATTATGTACAGCCTGTTCATTTCTCTAGCTTCGAGAATGCTAAAA aaaaaaatcggtgttatgaAATGTCTTCGTTCGATGAACGACAAGCTACTTCTCTCCTGAAAGAATATCCTGTACAATTTGTCAACTACAACAAACATCAACTTAGTAGAGTTTACCCTGTGGGCACTCGATTTGACTCCTCCAATTTTATGCCTCAAGTGTTCTGGAATGCAGGCTGTCAACTGGTAGCCCTGAATTATCAAACGTTAGATCTGGCAATGCAGCTAAACCTAGGCATTTTCGAATATAATTTCCGTTGTGGTTATCTTTTGAAACCCGAGTTTATGAGGAGGACAGATAGGAGATTTTATCCATTTGCCGAATCAACTGTTGATGGGATTATAGCGGGTACTGTTAAAATAACTGTGATATCTGGACAATTTTTATCTGATAAAAGGGTTGGTACTTATGTTGAGGCAGAAATGTATGGTCTTCCCGCAGATACGGTCAGAAAAAGGTTTAGGACGAAAGTAGTGCCTAACAACGGAATCAATCCTATTTATGATGAAGAACCTTTTGTCTTCAAGAAG gTTGTGTTACCTGAATTAGCATCTATAAGAATAGTAGTTTACGAAGACTCTGGAAAATTCATTGGTCATCGAATTCTTCCAGTTGTCGGTTTGTGTCCTGGCTACAGACATGTTAATTTGAGGAACGAAATTGGTCAGCCCCTCCCATTGGCAACTCTTTTTCTTCATGTAGTTGTGAAAGATTATGTTCCAGATGGTTTATCAGATTTTGCCGAAGCTCTAGCGAATCCAATCAAATATCAAAGCGAGTTGGAGAAGAGATCGCAGCAGCTAGCTGTACTCACAGAAGACATGGAACCGGTTGAAGGAGAAGGGAAAGAACCTCAAAAAAAATGTCCTACCAGTAAAGTTACGAAAGATCAAGCAACGAATGGAAGTCCAGTGCAACGATATTCTCTACCAA cCGGAGCTCAGTCAATGGAAGTCTCGAATGATGTTGAATCCAGTATACCTGCCACCTGCAGTGGAGACCTTACCACTGATTTTACAACAAACACCAACTCACTGCCTAAATCAACAGATATCAAGCCAGTACCTGAGCCTGCTGAACAAATAGTGGCAGAACCATTAGAGAAATTGCTGGCAAATAAATTGGTTAAAGAAAAGAAATTAGAATTAGAGAAGAAATTAGATACTCTCAGGAAAAAACACGccaaaaagaaatcaacattTCAAACCCAAAAGTCAAGCGAATGCGGTGAAAAAAGACCGAAATTGATCAATATAAAACTAGTCAAGAGACTGTCTAGTAAAAATAT GATTTCATTCTGTTCCAGTATAAGTGGTGTGTTTTCAACAGAATCTCCAAGTATAGAACCTTTGACAGATGTTGCGGATGCTCCAGAAACTACTGAAGATGAGAAACCTATGGCTCTACCAAGAAGCCAATCAGAACGACTCTTGGCTATCAATAAAGATTATATGTTACAAGAGAGAGAACTTAGGGAAAAATATCATGAAATCATCTCCAATACAATTGAAAAAGTAATGAAAGTATCACAGAGCAACCAGGTGAAAATATTGAAG gaaCAATACCAAAGAGACACAACAGAACTGATGAGAAAACTGGACGCTTATCATCGGGAAGAGATCAAAGCTTTGGCCCGAAAACATCTGAATAAGGAACAATTTACTAGAATTAAAAAAGAGGTAGAATCTGCTGTTGTCAACAGAGGTGTatctgaaagagaaaaactttCGCAACAATTCAACGAAAAGCAAGATGATTTGACAAGGCAGCATGAAAATGTCAAAGAAGCTGTCAACGATTATAGATCAAAG GCGAAAGCTGCATTATCTAGAGAATTTGAAGTTAGATTAGCCAGATTAGATGGAGAAGCCAGTGGAGGTAGCCAAATCGAATgtacaaattaa